One window of Eisenibacter elegans DSM 3317 genomic DNA carries:
- a CDS encoding thiol-disulfide oxidoreductase DCC family protein, with the protein MELPLPEAAQGLILFDGVCNLCNTSVQFILLRDKKGYFAFAPLQSAVGQAVMAHHKLPTEALESVLLLENGRLYTHSTAALRIARRLTGLWPILYVGVIIPKILRDGLYHWIARNRYRWFGKQEACMMPRPEWKNRFLNA; encoded by the coding sequence ATGGAACTCCCCCTGCCCGAAGCCGCCCAAGGCTTGATACTCTTCGATGGTGTTTGCAATTTATGCAATACTTCGGTGCAGTTTATACTCCTGCGCGACAAGAAAGGGTACTTTGCCTTTGCTCCGCTACAGTCTGCCGTAGGGCAAGCCGTAATGGCACATCACAAGCTCCCCACAGAGGCCCTAGAGAGTGTCTTGTTGTTGGAAAATGGCAGGCTATACACTCATTCTACCGCTGCGCTGCGCATTGCGCGAAGGCTGACAGGGCTTTGGCCGATACTATATGTAGGCGTAATTATCCCCAAAATATTGCGCGATGGCCTCTACCACTGGATAGCACGTAACCGCTACCGCTGGTTTGGCAAACAAGAAGCCTGTATGATGCCCCGCCCAGAGTGGAAAAACCGCTTTTTGAACGCATAA